CTCTGTCAGGTACCAGTATTTGGAATCCGCAGTTACATTGTCCTCGTCCAGCACGTAGATCAGCTTGGGGAAGGCCGGCGTGATCCACACGCCCTTCTCATTCTTCACACCCTGCATCCGCTGTACCAGCACTTCTTCTATGATCATAGCAAGGTCGTCCCGGATCTTCCCGCCCTCCACTTCGTCCAGGTACATGAACACCGTGACAAAGGGCGCCTGCCCGTTACAGGTCATCAGGGTGATCAGCTGATACTGGATGGTCTGGATCCCGCTCTTTACTTCTTCCTTCAGACGGCGTTCCGTCACTGCGTCGATGATCTTCTCATCCAGGCTCTCGCCGCAGGCCTCCCGCTCCGCGATCACGTTCTTGCGGATCTTCTGGCGACTGATGTCCACGAAAGGCGCCAGATGGGCCAGTGTGAAGGACTGGCCGCCGTACTGGTTACTGGCCACCTGAGCCACGATCTGAGTGGTCACGTTGCAGGCCGTGAAGAAGCTGTGAGGCTTCTCGATCAGAGTCTCGCTGATCACCGTGCCGTTCTGCAGCATATCCTCCAGGTTGATAAGATCACAGTTGTGCTCTCTCTGGGCAAAATAATCGGAATCGTGGAAATGGATGATCCCCTCTTCATGCGCCCGCACGATCTCCTCCGGGAGAAGGACTCTTCTGGTCAGGTCCTTGCTCACTTCCCCCGCCATGTAGTCTCTCTGGGTGGAATTGATCACCGGGTTCTTGTTGGAATTCTCCTGATTCACTTCTTCATTGATATTGTCCAGAAGAGACAGGATCCCGTTGTCCGTGGTGTTGGACTTACGGGTCAGTTCTCTCTTATAGCGGTAGCGCACGTATTTCTGGGCAACTTCGTATCCCCGCATCTCCATGATGCCTGTCTCCACCATGTCCTGGATATCCTCCACGTTCACCGCGTGGGTGAAATCCCGCACCTTCAGCGCGATGTTGTCCGCGATGGCGATGATCTGATATTCATTCATCTGGTGGATCTTGTCTACCTCTTTATTGGCCGCCTTGATGGCGTTGATGATCTTCTCCAGGTGGAAGTCCACCTCTTCCCCGTTTCTCTTGATTACTTTGGTCCTTACCTGAATGTCCATGTTTACTCCCTTCACATACCAAATATTGATATTTGTCATTTATGATTACTATATTTAGTGTCCTGTACTATCATACACTAATCAAAGGAAAAAGGAAAGAGAAATTTTTTTCTTTTTTGAAGTCATAAAAAAACAGAGGATGAAATCACTCATCCTCCGCCTGTTTCTTTCACTTATGCCTCCTGCAGCGTCTCCATCGCCCGCCGGATTTCCTTGCCGGAGATCCCGGTGTAACGTTCAATATCCTCCGGAGAAAACCCATTGTCTGTCATGTGCTTTACCACGGAGAAGATTCCCTCTTCTCTACCCTCTGTTACCCCGTCCGCATAGATTTCCTTCAACGCCTGACACATATTGACCTCCTCCCTTCCGGATTTTGGTTCTCCTACATTTTAGCATGCCAAATATTTGTTGTAAATCGTACAGAACAGAAAATCCCGGAGACTGCCATCTCCGGGATTTTCGTCGCTCCTAATGGAACTATCGTATCTTTTTGCCTATTGGTATAATACCATATACCTTCGACAAAATCAATCTATCCAAAATGCTTTTCCAATATTCCTGAAATCCTTTGTAATTTTTCTTTATCGTAAGCGCTGTGTGCTCAATTGCATGCAACACACCTCGATTCCGCGCTTCGCGCTCCTGTGTCTGCAAAAACAGCGATTGAGTGCGCGATCAGGGGTTCGAACCCTGGACACCCTGATTAAGAGACATTTCATCCATTATGCCAGTCCGTGCTCTTCCAGCCATACCATCCAGGTGTTCTTCCCTTCCCGCATTTTCCGCGCACGCACAGTGAACTCCAGGATTGTAAGTCCTGTAAATACGAGGAACAGGAGCAGCAGGAAAATGAGACAGCCCCGGATACTCTCCCCGCCGCTTATGGTGCTGCGGAACGCTTTCACCGTATAGGTAAACGGTACCCAGTCGTGAAGATACGGCACAAATGATCCGGACAGTTCATAGGGGTATGTGCCCACGGAACCTGCCAGCTGGATCACCATGAAGATCAGCATCAGGAAGCTTCCAACGCGCCCCAGCAGGCTGGTGAAGAAGTACATCACCGACATGAATGCAAGGGACGCCGCGCACGCTGTCAGGACTGTCTTTCCCATTTCCACAGGTATAAAACCATCGAATATATGCAGTGCGCCGATCATAACTACTGCCTGGAGCACTGCCGTCAGATAGAGCACGGACGCCTTGCTGATCCACCAGCGGAAACCGGATTTCATCTGCCCGGCATAACTGGCCAGCGGATACATCAGACTGAACGCGATACAGCCGACCCACAAGCCTACGGACATCATATACGGCGCCATGGCATGGCCGTTGTCGGCCACCTCCGTAATCTGTGTCTCTTCCGCATCTATCGGTGCGGCAAACATATCCGCCGCCTGATCCGATGTGTTCGTCTCCCGGATCTGCTCCGCGCCGCTTCCCAGTTCCTTTGACAGCGTCTCCGCGCCTTCCGAAACCTGCCTGATCCCATCGCCTAGTTCTCCGCTGCCGTCAGCGAGTTGTCCCGCACCGCTGCTGATCTGGCCGGCTCCATCTGTTAGTTTCGCCGCGCCTTCCGTCAACGATTTGCTGTTCGAGGTAAGCTGCCCGGTTCCGGAGGCAAGCGTATCCGTTCCATCTTTCAGCTTCGCGCTTCCCTGTGCCAGCTCTCCCAGACCGCTGTCCAGATTCGCAGCTCCTTTCCGGAGCGCCGATGTTCCCTGCTTCTGAAGCTGATCCGCCCCTGATGCGGCATTGGAGATTCCACCCGCCAGCGCCGGCGCCTGTTCCGCCAATGCGGAAGTGCCGGTCTGAAGCCGCCCTATCCCGTTCTTAAGGGAATCTGCACCACTCTGTACCGCGGAAATGCCGTTCTGAAGATCCGGGATCTCCGCTGCAATCTGCGCGCTCCCGTCCGCCGCTTCATCGACACCGTATGTGTAGGCGGAAACACTTGCAGAAAATGTGTCCGCCTGCTGCTGAACTGCCGCGATCTGTGCCCGCACTTCCTCCGGCACGCCTTCCTCTCCGGCGAGTGTCGACAGCGCCTGACTGATCTCGGCCGCCCCTTCGCGCAGCGACTGGGAATTGGAAGCAGCAGACTGCAGGCCGGAATTAAGCGCATCTGCGCCGTCCTTCAGGCTGGCCGCTCCTTCAGACAGAGATGCAATCCCGTCTGAGAGCTGCCGCGCGCCGTCACTTAATGAAGCCGCGCCGTCATTCAGCGCATCCGCCGCATCGGGAAGGGCCGATGCCGCCGCGTTCAGTTCAGACAGGCCGGCATTGAGCGCAGTCATGTTATCATCCACATCCACCGCGCCATCTGCCAGATCAGAACCGCCTTTCTGCGCGCCATTTACCCCACTGTCCAGTGCATTTACACCTCTTTGCAGCTCCTTGGCCCCTGCCGCGGCCGCACTGGCTCCGTCCGTATACCGGCCAATCCCCACTTCCAGTTCCCGGCTTCCGTCCACAAATACTAAGGAACTGTCCGAAAGAGCCCGCAGATT
This window of the Massilistercora timonensis genome carries:
- the nrdD gene encoding anaerobic ribonucleoside-triphosphate reductase, producing MDIQVRTKVIKRNGEEVDFHLEKIINAIKAANKEVDKIHQMNEYQIIAIADNIALKVRDFTHAVNVEDIQDMVETGIMEMRGYEVAQKYVRYRYKRELTRKSNTTDNGILSLLDNINEEVNQENSNKNPVINSTQRDYMAGEVSKDLTRRVLLPEEIVRAHEEGIIHFHDSDYFAQREHNCDLINLEDMLQNGTVISETLIEKPHSFFTACNVTTQIVAQVASNQYGGQSFTLAHLAPFVDISRQKIRKNVIAEREACGESLDEKIIDAVTERRLKEEVKSGIQTIQYQLITLMTCNGQAPFVTVFMYLDEVEGGKIRDDLAMIIEEVLVQRMQGVKNEKGVWITPAFPKLIYVLDEDNVTADSKYWYLTELAAKCTAKRMVPDYISAKIMKELKQGEVYPCMGCRSFLTVEDSQRNADGSHKFYGRFNQGVVTINLVDVACSSEGDMGRFWEILDERLELCHRALRCRHERLLGTVSDVAPILWQYGALARLKKGEKIDRLLYNGYSTISLGYAGLYEMCVRMLGKTHTDPEAQPFAMQVMQRLNDKCREWKEAEHISYSVYGTPMESTTYKFAKCLQKRFGIIEGVTDKNYITNSYHVHVSEEIDAFHKLKFESEFQKLSPGGAISYVEVPNMQDNIPAVLSVMQFIYDNIMYAELNTKSDYCECCGYDGEIQIKEDESGKLIWECPNCGNKDQDKMFVARRTCGYIGTQFWNQGRTQEIKDRVLHL
- a CDS encoding YhgE/Pip domain-containing protein; this encodes MLKQEWRRLFKNKILLIVTVAVIAIPTIYTTLFLGSMWDPYGNIDKLPVAVINHDVPVTYEDQKLDIGGTLMEELKHNDSLDFQFPSETEAQRGLEDGTYYMVITIPEEFSAHASSLTDAHPEKMTLAYETNPGTNYIASKMSETAMKELESSVREEVTKTYTEVLFGKLAEVGDGMREAADGSGELKTGTDQLADGNQTITDNLRALSDSSLVFVDGSRELEVGIGRYTDGASAAAAGAKELQRGVNALDSGVNGAQKGGSDLADGAVDVDDNMTALNAGLSELNAAASALPDAADALNDGAASLSDGARQLSDGIASLSEGAASLKDGADALNSGLQSAASNSQSLREGAAEISQALSTLAGEEGVPEEVRAQIAAVQQQADTFSASVSAYTYGVDEAADGSAQIAAEIPDLQNGISAVQSGADSLKNGIGRLQTGTSALAEQAPALAGGISNAASGADQLQKQGTSALRKGAANLDSGLGELAQGSAKLKDGTDTLASGTGQLTSNSKSLTEGAAKLTDGAGQISSGAGQLADGSGELGDGIRQVSEGAETLSKELGSGAEQIRETNTSDQAADMFAAPIDAEETQITEVADNGHAMAPYMMSVGLWVGCIAFSLMYPLASYAGQMKSGFRWWISKASVLYLTAVLQAVVMIGALHIFDGFIPVEMGKTVLTACAASLAFMSVMYFFTSLLGRVGSFLMLIFMVIQLAGSVGTYPYELSGSFVPYLHDWVPFTYTVKAFRSTISGGESIRGCLIFLLLLFLVFTGLTILEFTVRARKMREGKNTWMVWLEEHGLA